ATCTTTGGCATCACCCCATTCAGGTCTTTGGCCGTTGGAGAGTTGCTCGCGTTCGCCCTTGTTCATGCGTTGGCGCGGTGCTGGCACCAAGGTCGCATCGATGGCCTGACCACCGCGCGCGATGTAGCCATGACGATGCAATTGCTCGTCCACGCCATGCAGCAAAGCCGTGGCTCCATCCACGCCCAGGCGCTCGCCAAAGCGCCAGATGGTGTTGCGGTCCGGAACGTTCATCGAGTCTTGCAGCAAACAAAATCGCTGGTAGCTCATGCGGTCAAGCAGTTGATATTCCATCTGCTCGTCCGAGAGGTTGTAGAGCCTCTTCAGGACCATCACCCGTACCATGACCTCAGTGGGATAGGCCGGACGACCACCCTTGCGCCCATCACTGCGCTCGATGATTCCATCGACCAGACGGGCCAGCGCGGTGAAGTCGATGTGCTGCGCAATGACTTGCAGCGGATCGCCCACTTCATCGATCTTGCGCTTGCGGGAGGCTTCGGCGAACAGGTCGAACTTCAGGGCACTGCGGGGGGGTGATCATGCTGCGAATTTACTGCATCAGATGACGTGAGTCAGCGACGTCGGGAGGTTTTGAGAGGTTCCCGTGAGGAGAAGTGTATCCAAAGCACTGTCGAGGACGAAATACTCATTTGAGCGCATTCGCGCAATGGGTCGGTCAGAGCGAAGAAGCAGACCGCCAAGTTGCCACTCTCCTGAACGTCTGTTTTTCCGAACTCGCTATGACCGCATTGGGTCGGTCAGCGACTTTGAGCCGCAGAACTCAAGGCGCTTGCGCCCAGCCCGAAGATCCCGACCAGCTCGAAAATCCCTGTTCAAGCTGGCACCTGGCTGGTTGCGCAATGCAATCCGCCGCCGCCTGACGCGATGCCGGTGATTTCGACCTGCACGATGCGGCGCTTGCCGAGATATGGCTCCAGTGCTTTGACTGCCGCGGCGTCGGCTTCTGGGTCTCCGAACTTGGGAAGGATGATGGCGCCGTTGCAGTGGTAGAAGTTGATGTAGCCGGCTGCGAAATTCTTGCTTTGGCTGCGGGTCAATCGGGCGCTATATTCTCTTGGTGTCACCAACGGCACGAGTTGCAGACGGCGGCCTTGGGCGTCGGTTTGCCCGCTCAGTTCACGCTGGTGGCGGGCGGTGATGGCCTTTTCTCCCGTGCTGTCGTGTGGATCATAGGCATAGGCCACGACGCCGGGGGCCAGGAATTTGGCGTAGAAATCCACATGCCCGTTGGTGATGTCGGTTTCCTCATCCACCTCCACGTCGGGGAATGCGTCGGTGCCGGACAGCCAGATCACTTTGCTCACGCCCAGCAGCCTTTTCAGTTCGGCCTGCACCGTGGCCTTGGCTGTCGGTTTGAGCCGCGCACTTTCGATCTGTCGGCCCGAGGTGGTGACATCAAACAGCTGTGGATTGCGGTTGACGTGCAGTACCGACGAGGCCGTGACGATGGCGCAACCCTCGCCGTCCCACTCCAGAGCACCCCCTTCCAGCACGAGACTGCTTTTGACCAGCGGAGCCTGATGACGTGCCGCTATGGCAGCGGCGATTTTTTGGTCATTGGCGTAGGGTTGGTAGAACGCCGCTGTCTTGGTGTGATTGCTGCTGCGTGGTGCCTCGCGACTGCGGGAATTGGCGTTTCCCCATCCGTTGAAGTTGAAATCGAGCGCCGTCAGGCGGTTGCCGTTAGCGGCGTCTTTGACAAACACCGGAGCGGTGTCTCGCGTCCAATAATCATTGAAACCGCGTGGTGTGAGGATCAGTTCGACGCCGCCGACATTCTTGGAGCGGCTGTTGTACAACTGGTGAACGTCGGGGTTCGCCCCGCTCGCCCGCTCCAGCAGGGCTTGCGCCGCAGCCCGCTCCGAAGCCGAGAGCACCATCATCTTGACGGGCTCGAATGCACCGATGGCCTTGGCGACATCGATCAGATCGCTGCGCACTCGCGACAGACCCGCGTTGTCGCGTGATGGCTGAGTCCAGATGCCATCGGCGTCGGAGGCGAATGCCATGTAGGTTGCGGCATGCGGATGTTCCTCGCTGGGAGCGATCAGTGAGGATCGGTTTGCCGCATCAGGAAGATGCCCATCTTTGGAGGATGCGCCTTGACTGCCGGTTGGCAACGCGGCCAGCAGCGGTGCAGCGGCCAGTCCCGTGACTTGCTGACCAAAGGTTCGCCTGTCCAGAGCAGTAGGTGCCGTGTTGTGTTGCTGCATTCTGCGTCTCCCATTCGATGCCTTATTATTTCCACAACTCAACAATAGTGGACAGATAGCAAAACAAGTCTGTGGTGTGCCGGGACACTCGGTTCCAGCCCATCCTGAAGCCCCATGCCTGCATGACCGCACACGTGGCCTGCGGGTGTATTGCTTCCGGGCTCAAACTGCGAAGAACGAGGCATCTGACCTGAACGAAGAACGCCGGCGCTTTTTAGCAGCGCAACGTCTTTCTGGAATCCTCGACTTTCGCTCCAACGAAGTCCTGCGCATGCTGGCGGCAGCGCGTGGCCCAATCTGCTGGAGATTCCCTAGATTCCAACTCGAAATTGACGATTTCGACGCTCAACGGCAAATCTGCAGGGAGCGCCGAAAAGAGTCCATGCAGATCAATGTTCCCATCGCCTGGCAACAGACGTTCGCAGCGCGCGGTGTGAATCATCTGCTCCGTCGAAAAATGTGTGCCTGACCAAGCATCGCAAATCTGCGCGTAGTGCAGAAGCTCGCGTGGGATCTGGCGAATGTCGTCCAGCGTAGTCTTGGATCGAGCAAAGTGCAGCGCGTCCACAAGGATCCCCGCGTTGTCGGGTTGTCCGGCATTGCGGATGATGCGCAGGGCGCTCGCTGCGTTGGGTGCAGCGGTCCATGGCATGAACTCGAGGTCAGCCGTCATGCCATAAGGCTTGATGACTTCGCAGAGTCTGGCGTAGCTTTGCGTCAGGCGTTGCTCGTCGGTGTCGTCAGCGGCCACGAGTACCGCACGCGCGTTCAAAGCGGCTCCCGCATCAAAAAGCGCATCCCAGCGATGCGGGTTGAAATCCGCATCGAGTCGGATGATCTCCAGATCGA
The window above is part of the Diaphorobacter sp. HDW4B genome. Proteins encoded here:
- a CDS encoding agmatine/peptidylarginine deiminase; amino-acid sequence: MQQHNTAPTALDRRTFGQQVTGLAAAPLLAALPTGSQGASSKDGHLPDAANRSSLIAPSEEHPHAATYMAFASDADGIWTQPSRDNAGLSRVRSDLIDVAKAIGAFEPVKMMVLSASERAAAQALLERASGANPDVHQLYNSRSKNVGGVELILTPRGFNDYWTRDTAPVFVKDAANGNRLTALDFNFNGWGNANSRSREAPRSSNHTKTAAFYQPYANDQKIAAAIAARHQAPLVKSSLVLEGGALEWDGEGCAIVTASSVLHVNRNPQLFDVTTSGRQIESARLKPTAKATVQAELKRLLGVSKVIWLSGTDAFPDVEVDEETDITNGHVDFYAKFLAPGVVAYAYDPHDSTGEKAITARHQRELSGQTDAQGRRLQLVPLVTPREYSARLTRSQSKNFAAGYINFYHCNGAIILPKFGDPEADAAAVKALEPYLGKRRIVQVEITGIASGGGGLHCATSQVPA
- a CDS encoding sugar phosphate isomerase/epimerase, with amino-acid sequence MGLRLWPNAPDGPHQRLLGLPDVLRETRAAINDTGVQVFDLEIIRLDADFNPHRWDALFDAGAALNARAVLVAADDTDEQRLTQSYARLCEVIKPYGMTADLEFMPWTAAPNAASALRIIRNAGQPDNAGILVDALHFARSKTTLDDIRQIPRELLHYAQICDAWSGTHFSTEQMIHTARCERLLPGDGNIDLHGLFSALPADLPLSVEIVNFELESRESPADWATRCRQHAQDFVGAKVEDSRKTLRC